Proteins encoded by one window of Kiritimatiellales bacterium:
- the pdxA gene encoding 4-hydroxythreonine-4-phosphate dehydrogenase PdxA yields MSATLKIAITCGDVNGIGPEVALKALAACGPKSGADFIPIGPQQVFNFPNTVEIPLAGKVTPGKITAAAARTAVAAVERAVQGCLTGEFDAVVTAPICKQGLTLAGIAYPGHTELIADLCKTKRYGMMLAGKELRVMLATRHLPLRDVAGALSKENVLDAIELTGETLAWFGLNGGHIGVCGLNPHAGDGGTLGDEEEKIIAPAIAAARAAGFNASGPVPADVIFFQALHNQYDAIVAMYHDQGLGPLKMHAFDCGINLTAGLPIVRTSPDHGTAFDIAGTNSASPASMIAAIEIAIHLAGEPNPWKT; encoded by the coding sequence ATGAGTGCTACATTAAAAATTGCTATTACATGCGGCGATGTAAACGGCATCGGTCCGGAAGTTGCGCTGAAAGCGCTGGCAGCCTGCGGACCAAAGTCCGGCGCCGATTTTATTCCGATCGGTCCGCAACAGGTGTTTAACTTTCCGAATACGGTAGAAATTCCATTGGCGGGGAAAGTCACGCCGGGAAAAATTACGGCGGCGGCGGCGCGCACTGCTGTCGCAGCTGTCGAGCGCGCAGTACAAGGCTGCCTTACGGGAGAATTCGATGCAGTAGTTACGGCGCCGATTTGCAAGCAGGGATTAACACTCGCCGGAATTGCCTATCCGGGACACACCGAATTGATCGCCGATCTCTGCAAAACAAAACGCTACGGCATGATGCTTGCCGGAAAAGAGCTGCGCGTCATGCTCGCTACACGGCATTTGCCGCTGCGCGATGTTGCCGGCGCACTGAGCAAAGAAAACGTCCTCGACGCAATTGAACTCACCGGCGAAACGCTTGCCTGGTTCGGATTAAACGGCGGGCATATCGGCGTATGCGGCTTAAATCCGCACGCCGGCGACGGCGGGACGCTTGGCGATGAAGAGGAAAAAATCATTGCACCGGCCATTGCTGCCGCCCGCGCCGCCGGTTTTAATGCCAGCGGACCGGTACCGGCAGACGTAATTTTTTTCCAGGCGCTGCACAATCAATATGACGCGATCGTGGCAATGTATCACGATCAGGGACTCGGCCCGCTGAAAATGCATGCGTTCGATTGCGGCATCAATCTCACCGCCGGACTTCCGATTGTACGCACATCACCGGATCACGGAACCGCATTCGACATTGCCGGAACAAACAGTGCGAGTCCGGCCAGTATGATCGCCGCAATTGAAATTGCCATTCATCTTGCCGGAGAACCAAACCCGTGGAAAACATGA
- a CDS encoding peptidyl-prolyl cis-trans isomerase, translating into MKTAVLIFLSAAGMLYAQTNNSDAMQTAVIDAYAARVNDTVITYGEIRASVAPYVQQLQRQLSGRELTERVAAAYVEGREALIEEALIKAEAKAQALSLPPQAVDEEMDRLIRERFDGDRALLTRALVSRRMTMDEWKAEIGDQMLIRIYYAQEVTRRASISQQAVRTEYEKNRESYFTPLRVRYSFILINKGRTDADRSVKKEQIEATLEKLKSGTDFDTVAKEVSAGDTSVSAWKTLSSIPEEFHAALQTMPANGISDMIETSGEYYILHLVERDAGGYIPFEDARKSIEDRLLQSERNRLHQELIKRLSTRHFVERY; encoded by the coding sequence ATGAAAACAGCGGTTTTAATTTTTCTTAGCGCAGCCGGCATGCTGTATGCGCAAACGAACAACAGCGATGCCATGCAAACGGCAGTGATTGATGCGTATGCGGCGCGCGTGAACGATACGGTGATCACCTACGGTGAAATCCGCGCAAGCGTTGCGCCGTATGTTCAACAGCTGCAACGGCAGCTCAGCGGCAGAGAACTTACCGAGCGGGTTGCGGCCGCGTATGTTGAAGGGCGTGAAGCTCTGATTGAAGAAGCGCTCATTAAAGCCGAAGCCAAAGCACAGGCACTTTCTCTGCCGCCGCAGGCCGTGGATGAAGAGATGGACCGGCTGATCCGCGAGCGGTTTGACGGCGACCGCGCCCTGCTCACCCGCGCGCTGGTATCGCGCCGTATGACGATGGATGAATGGAAAGCGGAAATTGGCGATCAAATGCTTATCCGGATCTATTACGCGCAGGAAGTCACGCGCCGTGCCAGCATTTCGCAACAGGCAGTGCGTACAGAATATGAGAAAAACAGAGAGTCCTATTTTACACCGCTGCGCGTGCGGTACAGTTTTATTCTGATCAACAAAGGCCGTACCGATGCCGACCGTTCTGTAAAAAAAGAGCAGATCGAGGCTACTCTGGAAAAACTGAAATCCGGCACCGATTTTGATACGGTGGCAAAAGAAGTCTCCGCCGGTGATACGTCTGTTTCAGCGTGGAAAACGTTAAGCAGCATCCCGGAGGAATTTCATGCTGCACTGCAAACCATGCCGGCCAACGGCATCAGCGACATGATTGAAACATCCGGTGAATATTATATTCTCCACCTCGTTGAACGCGATGCCGGCGGATATATACCGTTCGAAGATGCACGCAAATCTATTGAAGACAGATTGCTGCAGTCCGAGCGCAACCGGCTCCATCAGGAACTTATCAAACGTCTCTCCACCAGACATTTTGTTGAACGGTATTGA
- the typA gene encoding translational GTPase TypA, whose translation MRNDKIRNIAIIAHVDHGKTTLVDQIIKQAHILRETEFQNCLLDSNDLERERGITILSKNISVNYRGVKINVIDTPGHSDFGGQVERVLNLADGVLLLVDSAEGPMPQTRFVLDKALELNLKPVVVINKVDKPDARCEKVHNMVFDLFVELDATDDQLDFPLLYASGRDGWAVNNLNDPRESIQPLMDAIIDHIPGPPVRGGPVQMQATTLDYSDYVGRIGIGRVYRGTLDLKTPVCIVKRNGAVRPVQLKELHSFEGLERVKMDSIPCGDLCAISGIADMDIGDTIADAETPEALPMIALDEPTLSMTFRINDSPFFGQDGKYVTSRHIRERLLKECERDVALRVEEQGGDSFVVSGRGVLHLSILIETMRREGFELTVAQPRVIFHTHHGKKEEPIEILTVDVPDECAGKAIELIGARRGEMLRMDQHGIRKNMSFHIPTRGLIGLRSKLMTATAGEAIVSHRFVHYGLYTGDISQRSNGVMISISNGSAVPFAIDGLQQRGIFFIDPGEECYEGMIVGEHCLDKDLPVNVQKTKQLTNMRAAGSDRNMKIAPAQKLSLEEALEYIAGDELVEVTPNHIRLRKRYLTDNERKRMKRYNAEE comes from the coding sequence ATGAGAAACGACAAAATTCGCAATATTGCTATTATCGCTCACGTTGACCACGGCAAAACCACGCTGGTCGATCAAATTATTAAACAGGCGCACATTCTGCGCGAAACGGAATTCCAGAACTGTCTGCTCGACAGCAACGATCTGGAACGCGAACGCGGCATCACGATTCTTTCAAAAAATATCAGCGTAAATTATCGCGGTGTAAAAATTAATGTGATCGACACACCCGGCCACAGCGACTTCGGCGGACAGGTTGAACGCGTATTGAATCTGGCAGACGGCGTGCTGTTACTCGTCGATTCCGCCGAAGGCCCCATGCCTCAAACACGCTTTGTGCTGGATAAAGCACTTGAGCTGAATTTGAAACCGGTGGTCGTGATCAATAAAGTGGATAAACCGGATGCGCGCTGCGAGAAAGTGCATAACATGGTGTTCGATCTGTTTGTGGAACTTGACGCCACCGATGATCAGCTCGACTTCCCGCTACTGTACGCCAGCGGTCGCGACGGCTGGGCCGTAAACAATCTGAATGATCCGCGCGAATCCATTCAACCGCTGATGGATGCGATAATAGACCACATTCCCGGCCCGCCGGTTAGAGGCGGTCCGGTGCAAATGCAGGCGACCACACTCGATTATTCCGATTATGTCGGCCGGATCGGTATCGGCCGCGTTTACCGCGGGACACTCGATCTTAAAACGCCGGTGTGTATTGTTAAGCGCAACGGCGCGGTGCGTCCGGTACAGCTCAAAGAGCTTCATTCGTTCGAAGGACTTGAACGCGTAAAAATGGACAGCATCCCGTGCGGCGATCTTTGCGCTATCAGCGGAATCGCCGATATGGATATCGGTGATACGATCGCCGACGCTGAAACGCCGGAAGCACTGCCGATGATCGCGCTCGATGAACCGACGCTTTCAATGACGTTCCGCATTAATGATTCCCCCTTCTTCGGCCAGGACGGAAAATATGTCACCAGTCGGCATATTCGCGAACGCCTGCTTAAAGAATGTGAACGCGATGTAGCGCTGCGTGTAGAAGAACAGGGCGGCGATTCGTTTGTTGTCAGCGGGCGCGGTGTGCTGCACCTTTCCATTCTGATTGAAACGATGCGCCGCGAAGGCTTTGAACTTACAGTGGCTCAGCCTCGTGTAATTTTTCACACGCACCACGGCAAAAAAGAAGAGCCGATTGAAATCCTCACGGTCGATGTGCCGGACGAATGCGCCGGTAAAGCGATCGAACTGATCGGCGCGCGGCGCGGCGAAATGCTGCGTATGGATCAGCACGGCATCCGTAAAAATATGTCTTTTCATATTCCGACGCGCGGACTCATCGGACTGCGCAGTAAACTTATGACTGCCACGGCCGGGGAAGCCATCGTCTCGCACCGCTTTGTGCATTACGGGCTGTACACCGGCGACATCAGTCAGCGCAGCAACGGCGTGATGATCAGCATCAGCAACGGCAGCGCTGTTCCGTTTGCCATCGACGGTCTGCAGCAGCGCGGCATTTTCTTCATCGATCCCGGCGAAGAATGTTACGAAGGAATGATTGTCGGCGAACACTGTCTCGACAAAGATCTGCCGGTGAACGTACAGAAAACCAAACAGCTTACCAACATGCGCGCCGCCGGTTCAGACCGGAATATGAAAATCGCGCCTGCGCAAAAACTGAGTCTCGAAGAAGCACTCGAATATATCGCCGGCGATGAACTCGTTGAAGTTACGCCGAATCACATCCGCCTGCGCAAACGCTATCTGACCGATAACGAACGCAAACGCATGAAGCGTTATAACGCAGAGGAATAA